DNA sequence from the Streptomyces sp. NBC_01264 genome:
TCCAGTTCCGAGACCTCTGCGAAGGACAGGTACAGGGGCGTGAGCGCCACCTGCGTCCGCTCCACCTCCATGCGCCTGGCCCGCGGGCGCTGTCCGGCCGCGTCCTGTTCCCCGTCCGGGCTCACCACCCGGAGCAGGGTGCGCTCGGTGACCTCGCCCAGCTCCGCCAGGAGGTCTCCGGCTCCGTCGAGCCATCCCGACTCGTACGGCTCGCCCTTGTCTCCCGGCGCGCGTCGGTCCCGGTCGCTCAGTTCCTCGTACGCGAGCGCCAGCGCGCCCGCTTCCAGCAGGCCGATCAGTTCGCCCGCGTCACCGGAAGGGACCCCTGCTCGTGCGAGGAGTTGCAGGAGCGTCGTCCTCGCGTTGTCGACACTGACCTCGTCCGGCCACTGCCGTCCCTCGTCGGCCCCGCTCATCAGTTGCTCTCCGTTCTCGGCCACCGCACCGCCCAGCGCTTCATTGTCACCGAGCGCCGCCGGGGAGGCCGGACCGAGCGGCCCCCGGTTCGTCCCCGCAGCTTCGGGAACTGGCTTCCTGAGCTGGGACTCTATGCGGCGGCGTGCTGTTGTCGAGCGGTTTCCCCGCATCCGGCAATCTACCCATAACCCGCCCCGGGCCGGGGCGCCGCCCGCACGAGCGCCCTACGGGAGTCCCTGGGCCTCCCGTACGTACGCCCCCGCGCGCGCGGCGGCCACCGCCGCGGCCGCGGAGGCGTCGGCCTGGGCCTCGTCGAGCGGGAGGGTCGTGGTCAGGAGGCGGTAGTAGAGGGGGGCGGACACCGCGCGGATCACCTCGTGCGGATCGGTTCCCTCGGGCAGCTCTCCGCGGGCCACGGCCTCGCGGACGCACGGAGCCCACTCCTCGACGCGCACCGCGTAGAAGCCGTGCAGCGATTCGGCCGCCGTCGGGTCGTACGTGGCGGCCGCGATCACCGCCTTGAACAGGGCCCCTTGCCGGGGGTCGGCCAGGGTGCGGCACACCAGCCGGGCGTTGGCCGTCAGGTCCCCGAGGAGCGAGCCGCTCTCCGCCCGAGGGACGGACTGCTGCGCCATGTCCTGCAGCAGGTCGGACATGAGGCCGGCGACGGTGCCCCACCGCCGGTAGACGGTGGTCTTGCCGACGTCCGCGCGCCGCGCGACGTCGGCGAGGTCCAGGTGGGCGAAACCCCGCTCGGCCAGGACGTCCTCGGCGGCCCGGAGCACGGCCTCCCGCACGCGCGCCGTACGCCCGCCGGGCCGTGCGCTCCCCGGCCCGGCCGCCGGGGCGGCTGGTCCGGTCTCCCTGTCCGGTGCGGCTTCGGCGAACTCCATAACGGGACTCCAGTTCCATTAACTGCCACGACTTGATACGCTCCAGCCATCTTAACGGAACCACAGGCCCATTAGATGGACTGCGGGC
Encoded proteins:
- a CDS encoding TetR/AcrR family transcriptional regulator, with the translated sequence MEFAEAAPDRETGPAAPAAGPGSARPGGRTARVREAVLRAAEDVLAERGFAHLDLADVARRADVGKTTVYRRWGTVAGLMSDLLQDMAQQSVPRAESGSLLGDLTANARLVCRTLADPRQGALFKAVIAAATYDPTAAESLHGFYAVRVEEWAPCVREAVARGELPEGTDPHEVIRAVSAPLYYRLLTTTLPLDEAQADASAAAAVAAARAGAYVREAQGLP